The genomic window GTAAAGTTTTAGGGGGTTTGTAATGTACGTTCTTCGAGGAACCCACTGACTTACCAATATAAAAGGACTTAATTCTTATTATACACAGATTACGTTAAAACAAACCAAAACGTGACagaatctttaaaaaaatagtatCATCCAGAGAgtgatcaataaagaaaaaaCTGCAATGTTCATACTTCACAGTTCACACGTTCTAACATATTGAATGAAAGAACCGGTATAATAACGTTAAGAAAATTGTTTCTTGCTTCTCATAGATTCCTAGAGCAAAGTCAAATAAACAAAGGACCTATTTGAACGTCCATGAGTGGAGGACCTCTTAGGCTCTTCCTACCTCAGGGAGGATAGACTTCGCCTGTAATCCCTGCATTGAAGCATTGCCCTCCTTCCTGGCCCTTGATATCATGCAAACAGATGCAATCAATCCCCAAACAATGGTAGTGAATCTTCTAACAAAGAGCTTCCCTCAATCCTCAGATGTGATCAGAAAAGTCCATCGCCCGACTCGCTTCAATCCTTGCATCGAAGCGACAACCCCAGACAGTGTATGCCGTGCCATCCACATACCTTGGCCCCCCATACCCATAGCCATCGTGGATCTCCCTCCATGTTGCCCTGTTTCCCAAAGTGCATACGATAACTGCTTCTTCGGAGTATTGTATTACTTCAATATATTCCTTGGCAGGAGGATCAAAGCCCAGACCAACGTGCGAGGTGGATCGAGGGCTCTGTGAGGAACAGGCTAATCGACGTGCTCTCCGGTCATGGGATTGCAAACTGCTGTTGGATCCAAGTGGCATGTTAGTGAAGCAGGGGAGACCATTGCCCGTAGCCGATAATCTATAAGGACGTTCTGTGAACGTATTGCCGGATCATTACCTTAGAAACGAAGAAGAATAGCATCATTTTTATATGGAGTTTAATAAGTTAAGAAATAGCTGTAAGAAAACTAGTTTAAAATTAGCTCTAATTTCATCTTAAACTGAGCTAAAACACGTTGTATAGTTTATAAATTGGGATAACCTCGAGCCTAGTGTTGAGGTTGATGAACCAAGCCCAATAACATCCATAGCCCGGGTCCAATTTGTTTCCTTTTTGTCGTATCCCTAGGATCAAGGACTCTCCCGTTAATTGTctcatttttttaatcttttttttttttttttttcggttgaAACTCTTTACTCCGTTGAGAAGGGCTATTCCCGTAAAATCGTATCAAACGCTTCATCTTTTTCTAGCCCCATGGCCCCCGGGGGGGGAAAAAAAGCTGcaaataaagagagaaaaggtACCTCACTGCGCTGTTACACTGCTACTGCTCCTCAAGGAGACGGGTTCGTGGGTTCTTTTCTCTGTTCTCTGAGGCAAGCGCCTTCCTTTCTTCAGCTCTTCATCCGCTATAGACTCTTATACCGTCGGCATTTAtaatctctccttcttcctctgtCGGGCGACATGATTGCCTCCAAATCTAAGTAAGCGCTCTCTTCTCACGAGATCTCGCCTCCGCTCCATTTGCCTCTTCCGGGTTTGCCGCCAAGCtacgatttttttcttttttctttccatgttTTTAAAGGCTCGGACAAAAATTTTCCGCGGGATTTTGATTCCTTCCGTTGGATTTCTATTTGATTGAGCTAAAAATTATGAGCTTGTGATATGGTTTTGGTTTCCTTCTGTCAAGATGCCTTTTATTCTttaattcttttgcttcttttggCCTTAATATTTGACGCTAATGTGGAAGATTTCGCCTTTCCTAATCAGTAGGTTGTTATCAGATGGCAGAATTTAAATCAGCTTCACTATTTGACTGTTTGTCGCTGTTCTTAGCTTGGTTTGAGATATGTtttggttctttctttttctgaaatcatGACCACTCGGTCAaattatgttttctttttcttttttgagttgttgatttatttatttatttatttggtgGGTAGTGGCTGTTCATGATGACTCCTttggtagatttttttttttttccttcttttccgtCGCCAATGCGAGATGGACTTTTGTCTGAGTGTAAAATCCAGTTTCTTTAGGCTGAATTCCTAATCTTAGCTTCGTATGTTGTCATCTGTTATTTACTTTGTTTTCTTTGTAGAGTTTTGGGTTTTTCAGTTGTACAATTATGAGATTAGGCTTTATCTTTTTCCTTCCCTAGTGAAGATTGGGCTTTTTTCGGACTGGTATAACTTTAGGTTTCCTAATTTGCTTCTCGAGCTATCTTTGGATTTCATCACATTGTTGCTATTCTGCTATGTGTTTGAGAGTGATTGTAGAATGGCACTAAAATTTGGGTTTTGTAAACAGATCTGGTTTATCTGAAGCTTCGAATAACAAAAGCACACCGGCAACCCCTAGGGTTAGCAAATTGGGCAGGGGAGGATCCATCAAGTCGGATGCTGATTCGCCTTCACCCCAGCAAAATCCACGCCTTTCTGTCGATCGATCACCGCGATCAGCTGATTCCAAGCACGCTGCTGAGCGTCGATCACCTAAAATCAGTACCCCTCCTGATGTAAGAGGACTGAAACTTTGTTGAATTCTCCTTCATGTCTTCTTAATTTTGGTAGACTAATTTGATCTTTTCTTATGTGTTAAAATTTATAGAAACAACCACGAGCATCAAAGGGATCAGAGTTGCAAGCACAGCTGGGGGTGGTTCAGGAGGATTTGAAGAAGGCAAGGGAGCGATTGGCTTCTGTGGAGAAGGAGAAGACCCGAATTCTAGAGGAATTGAAGGATGCGAAGAGATTGGCTGATGAGGCGACTGAGAAGCTCAAGGAGGCTGTTGTTGCTCAGAAGAGAGCTGAGGAGGCTACTGAGATTGAGAAGTTCCGGGCTGATGAATTGGAGCAGGTGGGCATCGAGGCTGCtcagaagagggaggaggaatGGCAGAAGGAGCTCGAAAGTGTCCGAGACCAGCATTCTGTGGATGTTGCATCACTGGTTTCCGCCACGCAGGAGCTCCAGAGGGTGAAACAAGAACTGTCAATGACAAATGATGCAAAGAATGCTGCCCTTAGCCATGCTGATGATGCAATGAAGATTGCTGAAATCAACGCAGAGAAAGTGGAGCTCCTGTCAGGTGACGTAAGCGACCTGAAATCCTTGCTTGATTCCAAACTAGAGAGTAAGACCAATGAAACTGCCGAGCTGGTTAAGAAGTTGGAATCTGAGTCCTTGGCATTAAAACTTGAACTTGAGAAAGCAAAGGTAGCCGAGAGTAAGTTGGTCGAGATGCAAGCATTGGTTGAAGGGCTAAGGATGGAGGTCGTTGATGCAAAGAAGGCTGAGTCAGCTGCAGGCCAGctagtggatgagtggaagaggAAGGTGGAGCTgttagaagttcggctggaggaAGCTGATCAGTCTGAAAAATCCACAGCGGATTCTCTCGCCTTAGTGATGAAACAGCTGGCGGAGGGCGGTGCATTGTTGCAAGACAAACAAGCCGAAGTTGCTGCTCTTAAAAAAGATGTGGAGTCCTTGGAGCTTGAGGTGGCTAGCTACAAAGCAGATCTTGATGAGTCAAGTCATCGCCTTGATGTGGCACAACAGGAAGCTAGTGAACTGGGAAGAACGATTGAGGTATTAAAATCTAAGATTCAAATTATGGAGGAGGAAAAGATGGAGGCTCTGAACAATGAAAAGATTGCATCTTCAAATATCAAAAGCTTGACAGAGGAAAGGAATAAGCTTGCTACTGAGCTCGAAACTACTAGAGATGAAGGAGAAAGAGTCAAAAAGGAAATGGAATGTCTAGCTTCTGCATTGCACGAAGCATCTACGGAAGCAAGAGAAACACAAGAAAGGTTATTGGCAAAGCAAGTTGAGGTTGAGGATGCCCAAGCTCAGATAGAGGATTTGAAGTTGGCTCTGAAGAACACTCAGGAAAGTATGAGGAAACACTCGAGGAAGCAAGGTATGAGATAGTTTGCCTCCGAAAATCTGTTGAAAGACTTGAAACAGAAGCCAAAAATTCTAGGGCTGAGTGGGATTTAAAGGAGCTTAATTTAGAGAATTCTATCAAAAAATCAGAAGGGGAAATCATTGCCATGAAAGTAGAAATGGATAAGGTAGTTGAGTCTCTTAGAGACAAAGAGCATGAAATACTGGCTGCCAAGGACGAGGCTGTCCAGCTAATGGATCAACTGATGCAAGCCGAATCTGAGGCAACTGATGCCAATAGAGCTGCAGAATTAGCAACGGCTGACAGCTTACAGCTGAGGGAAAGGCTGCTAGACAAAGAGAATGAGCTGCAGAATATAACTCAGGAGAATGATGACCTTCGGATGCGAGAAGCAGCTGCTCTAGAGAAGGTTAAAGAGCTGACTGCATTGCTTGCAGAGGTCACCACCAAGAAGACTGAGGTAGATGGTGAGGTATCAAAGAGTGAAAAAGAGTGTGAGCAACTGCCGACGATGTTGGAGTCTCATGTGGAGAATGCTCATGATGGTGAATCCGAGAAACCAGGTTAGATGATCCAGCAGAGAAACTTGAGGAATGTTGTAGAGTTGATGAGAAGCTGAAAGAGGAAAATGGAAATGGAAGAGCTGAAGAAAAAGAGCTGctggaagaggaaggcaagatGCAGGAATTCTGCAAGACCACGGATGACAAAGGCTTGTCAACTGAGAGGGAAAATGGGGCTGACTTGGATGATGAGTTGGATTCAAAGATGGATGGTGTCAGTGCTGATCAGGCAAATGGATTGCCATCAGAAAAGTTGGACAATGGGGCAACATCTCCCAccaagcagcagcagcagcagcagctgaaAAAGAAAAAGGCTTTGTTGCAGAAATTTGGGAGCCTACTGAAGAAGAAAAGTAACCACAAGCAGTAGAGCATCCCTGCCACAGGTATTTTCATCTTTCTTGTTTGATCTAATATATTGCTTTGCTTTGGGCATCATCAATCAGTTTCATGGTTTCAAATGCTTGAAATAGTTCTATGTAGTGTCTATCTGAAAATTTAACCAACATAGAGTGTGTATCGAAGATAATTTGCTTCTTTGTTCCTTTGCCATATTGTGATTGTAATGAGCATGAGCTTTAGGCTTTTGATGTTCTTATTTACCCTGCTTTTGGCTtgtgaaaaagacttattgtttattttttttattggacATGCACACCATCAAGGATTTTAGTTATATTCCTCCCAATTGAGAAGTCAAATCAGGTTTGCGGCTTATTATTGGAATATATTACGACCCCAACTACCAAGTGTTAGAAAGACAAAGGAAACAAAAGATAATACTTTCGGCACTGCAACAACTAGCGGCCAACTAAGAGGATGAGAGGAAGCCTACTTTTCCGGGTGCGTGTTGGGACATGGATGGTTGGCCAAACTAGAGGCAGCTGAGTTGTTTTGTTGAAGATTAGATGGTTATCATTATTTAACATTTTAACTAATGAAATTGCCACACTGGAGACTGGATCTTGAGATCTCATACACCTTGCATTGACCTAAAACCATCCATTTGTCACAAAAGAGGTGGGGGGAGGTGTAGGGTTCTctataagctttttttttttttttttttccttttcaaaattcatttgCATTAGTTGTATATAGAATCGTAGATGCTTAAGtttgctttgagatttttgtttaTGGCACCCAAATGTCACATCCTTCTAGTCTCTGCTTTCAAAGAAAGGGAGGGAAGAGCCACCAGGTGAATCACTTAAAAGGAGTCCTAATATTTTGGAAGTTGAAAACCGTGTCTCTCATCACATTTTCATGTGCTCTCTTTTCCCTCCCTATCTCGTTGATTCATGAGCTCGTTTCTTTTTATGCGAGCGTCGGTCATGTGAGGCTTTCTGACATCTTGTACTCAATCAAACTGCTTTTCCTAGAACTTATTATTCTTCCCTACTCCTTCCTGGGTGACCAGAATACCACTTCTGTATGACTCTATAATATGGCTGGCTAATTGCCCACTCTCTCTGTGCCCCACTCCCTTTTTTTTGAGGATAAGAACCGTCCCAATCTCCTTCACGTATTGGGCTTGTGGTTGTGGTGTTGTGGGCGTGGGACCTAGGTAGGGGCATTATGGGCCATTTACTACGTATatatttgtacttaaaaattCTCCGGAATCTTCCTACTTCCCACTACCGGCCGAGGCCTATGAAGGCATCGAATGGTAGACTGGTCGGTGTATCTTTCCCCTTCTTGACTACTCATCGGTCACCGCTTACCATTCCAGTCCTTCCTGGGACCATTACCATGCAAGTAAAATGCCTAAAAAATTCGCTCCAGGTTGCTCTACCCTATAGAAGGTTACAAGCGCGGGAAATGatgttgatttttttaaaaaaagaaatctaagaaatagaaaatcatatatatatatatatatgagtcgTAAAAGAAATTAGAGACAAATAACTTAAAAAAAATCAACTTGTCAATTTGTTGGaatgaatattaaaaaaatcaaaaaaataatcgaTCGTGTAGATTAGTCATAACTGTGAGGACAGCCATTTacatggaaaaaaaataaaaaactaaatgTTTGGCTTCCCTAAGTCTCCCGTGCGcgtgtttcttctttcttccgccCCTAGACAGGAAACCCACCACCTTATAACTTCTCCGGTCGCTCCCTCCTCTTACCATCTAGCCAATCCCATTCTTCCAGTATCACATATgataaaagattttatttaaacttctttctttatctttctaattaatttggtttgatttagtccaaTCAAGAAAACCAGATCTGGTTTGGATTCTGCTATTAGAAAGTCTATAATCTTTTGGAGTCTAATCCAATTGCTAGTAGCCAAAAGATAATAAGACAAAATGTGAGAATTCAAATAATGCATCGATCAAAATGCAGAAGTTCATCCTCTACTTCTGGATATTTGACGGATGTCTTATGTTT from Elaeis guineensis isolate ETL-2024a chromosome 4, EG11, whole genome shotgun sequence includes these protein-coding regions:
- the LOC105043929 gene encoding LOW QUALITY PROTEIN: WEB family protein At3g02930, chloroplastic (The sequence of the model RefSeq protein was modified relative to this genomic sequence to represent the inferred CDS: inserted 2 bases in 2 codons); translation: MIASKSKSGLSEASNNKSTPATPRVSKLGRGGSIKSDADSPSPQQNPRLSVDRSPRSADSKHAAERRSPKISTPPDKQPRASKGSELQAQLGVVQEDLKKARERLASVEKEKTRILEELKDAKRLADEATEKLKEAVVAQKRAEEATEIEKFRADELEQVGIEAAQKREEEWQKELESVRDQHSVDVASLVSATQELQRVKQELSMTNDAKNAALSHADDAMKIAEINAEKVELLSGDVSDLKSLLDSKLESKTNETAELVKKLESESLALKLELEKAKVAESKLVEMQALVEGLRMEVVDAKKAESAAGQLVDEWKRKVELLEVRLEEADQSEKSTADSLALVMKQLAEGGALLQDKQAEVAALKKDVESLELEVASYKADLDESSHRLDVAQQEASELGRTIEVLKSKIQIMEEEKMEALNNEKIASSNIKSLTEERNKLATELETTRDEGERVKKEMECLASALHEASTEARETQERLLAKQVEVEDAQAQIEDLKLALKNTQESXEETLEEARYEIVCLRKSVERLETEAKNSRAEWDLKELNLENSIKKSEGEIIAMKVEMDKVVESLRDKEHEILAAKDEAVQLMDQLMQAESEATDANRAAELATADSLQLRERLLDKENELQNITQENDDLRMREAAALEKVKELTALLAEVTTKKTEVDGEVSKSEKECEQLPTMLESHVENAHDGESEKPXLDDPAEKLEECCRVDEKLKEENGNGRAEEKELLEEEGKMQEFCKTTDDKGLSTERENGADLDDELDSKMDGVSADQANGLPSEKLDNGATSPTKQQQQQQLKKKKALLQKFGSLLKKKSNHKQ